The following coding sequences lie in one Manis pentadactyla isolate mManPen7 chromosome 19, mManPen7.hap1, whole genome shotgun sequence genomic window:
- the EFNA3 gene encoding ephrin-A3 isoform X1 — translation MAAAPLLLLLLLVPVPLLPLLAQGPGGALGNRHAVYWNSSNQHLRREGYTVQVNVNDYLDIYCPHYNSSGVGPGAGPGPGGGAEQYVLYMVSRAGYRTCNASQGFKRWECNRPHAPHSPIKFSEKFQRYSAFSLGYEFHAGHEYYYISTPTHNLHWRCLRMKVFVCCASTSHSGEKPVPTLPQFTMGPNVKINVLEDFEGENPQVPKLEKSISGTSPKREHLPLAVGIAFFLMTLLAS, via the exons ATGGCGGCGGCTccgctgctgctactgctgctgctcgTGCCCGTGCCGCTGCTGCCGCTGCTGGCCCAGGGGCCCGGCGGGGCTCTGGGGAACCGGCACGCGGTgtactggaacagctccaaccagcA CCTGCGGCGAGAGGGCTACACTGTGCAGGTGAATGTGAACGATTATCTGGATATTTACTGTCCGCACTACAACAGCTCCGGGGTGGGCCCCGGGGCGGGGCCAGGGCCCGGAGGCGGGGCGGAGCAGTACGTGCTGTATATGGTGAGCCGCGCGGGCTACCGCACCTGCAACGCCAGCCAAGGCTTCAAGCGCTGGGAGTGCAACCGACCGCACGCCCCCCACAGCCCCATCAAGTTCTCGGAGAAGTTCCAGCGCTACAGCGCCTTCTCGCTGGGCTACGAGTTCCACGCCGGCCACGAGTACTACTACATCT CCACGCCCACCCACAACCTGCACTGGAGGTGTCTGAGGATGAAGGTGTTCGTCTGCTGCGCCTCCA CATCGCATTCCGGGGAGAAGCCGGTCCCCACTCTCCCCCAGTTCACCATGGGCCCCAATGTGAAGATCAACGTGCTGG AAGACTTTGAGGGAGAGAACCCTCAGGTGCCCAAGCTTGAGAAGAGCATCAGCGGGACCAGCCCCAAGCGGGAACACCTGCCCCTGGCAGTGGGCATCGCCTTCTTCCTTATGACACTCTTGGCCTCCTAG
- the EFNA3 gene encoding ephrin-A3 isoform X2 codes for MAAAPLLLLLLLVPVPLLPLLAQGPGGALGNRHAVYWNSSNQHLRREGYTVQVNVNDYLDIYCPHYNSSGVGPGAGPGPGGGAEQYVLYMVSRAGYRTCNASQGFKRWECNRPHAPHSPIKFSEKFQRYSAFSLGYEFHAGHEYYYISTPTHNLHWRCLRMKVFVCCASKDFEGENPQVPKLEKSISGTSPKREHLPLAVGIAFFLMTLLAS; via the exons ATGGCGGCGGCTccgctgctgctactgctgctgctcgTGCCCGTGCCGCTGCTGCCGCTGCTGGCCCAGGGGCCCGGCGGGGCTCTGGGGAACCGGCACGCGGTgtactggaacagctccaaccagcA CCTGCGGCGAGAGGGCTACACTGTGCAGGTGAATGTGAACGATTATCTGGATATTTACTGTCCGCACTACAACAGCTCCGGGGTGGGCCCCGGGGCGGGGCCAGGGCCCGGAGGCGGGGCGGAGCAGTACGTGCTGTATATGGTGAGCCGCGCGGGCTACCGCACCTGCAACGCCAGCCAAGGCTTCAAGCGCTGGGAGTGCAACCGACCGCACGCCCCCCACAGCCCCATCAAGTTCTCGGAGAAGTTCCAGCGCTACAGCGCCTTCTCGCTGGGCTACGAGTTCCACGCCGGCCACGAGTACTACTACATCT CCACGCCCACCCACAACCTGCACTGGAGGTGTCTGAGGATGAAGGTGTTCGTCTGCTGCGCCTCCA AAGACTTTGAGGGAGAGAACCCTCAGGTGCCCAAGCTTGAGAAGAGCATCAGCGGGACCAGCCCCAAGCGGGAACACCTGCCCCTGGCAGTGGGCATCGCCTTCTTCCTTATGACACTCTTGGCCTCCTAG